The window CTCGAACTCCCGGCCCTTGAGGTTCACACCGCCCGACATAGAGTGGCTCTGCTGGCGCCGGTGGTGGTGGTTGCTATTGTTGTGGTTGCTGTTCTGCTGCTTGTTATTCCCGTTCTCGGTCGGGCCCGGCGAATTCTTCAGCGCCATGGTGGTGGTGACCACGTTGTGCATCTGGGTAGCTGGGTTCCTGTTCCCGAGCGGATGCTGCGGCTGCGGGTGGGTACTCTCCTCGTCCTGGTTCAGGTTATTCACGGCATCGTCGCCCGTCACAGTGCCATTGGCAGTTTTACtattgctgctgctgttgttgTTCGCCATCACGATGGCGTGGATCGAGGTGGCCTTGTTGCTGGTCGCGATAGCATACTTGCTGTGCTCCTGGACTGTCTCGAATGCGAGGTGACTCACGAGAAGCCGGATTACATTATGCTGGAAGAACACGTCCTGGCACTTGGGGTGGCCATGGGCGACCAGCTCGGCCACGGCCCACGCAACCTCCGCCTGCACCTTCATGGCGCCCTCCTTGAGAATCTTCTGGAACACCCCGCACACGCCGGCGTGGAGCATGTGCTCCACGCTCTCGGGGTCACGCCCGAGAATCCCGATCGCCCGAACCGCGTTCTCCTGCCCCTCCTCCTTCCCTTCCTTGGCCAGCTTGAGGAGCGGGCCGACCCCGCCCTCCTCGATGATCAGCTTCCCGTTGCGGTCGTTGTCCCGGGCGAGGgacacgagcgagttggccgCGTCGGAGCGGTCCTCCTGGGAGCCAGTGTGGAGGGTCGCGATCTGCTCCCAGATGAGGCCGAGGATGGGCTCGTTGGCAGCGATGGGAGGGAGGCCGAGGTACTCGCCGCCGCGGTCCTCGGCCGGAGCGGAGACGCGGAGCAGCCAGGAGACGTCGCCGATGGAGTTCTCGAGCTGGGAGGACATCTTGCGGAAGGCGGCGGCGGGGATGATGGCGAGGACGCGCTTCATGAGGCCGTGTGAGCGGCACTTGAGGACGAGGGAGAGGGCCTTGGCGAGGACCTGCTCGGTGTCCTCAACGATCCGGCGGGTGGGGCGCTCGTAGAGGTCGTTGCCAGCGCGGGCGGCCTGGCGGAGGAGGCCGGCAAGCTTCTCGGTCTTGGACTTGATCTCGGAGCACTCCTGCTTGAAGGAGCTCGCCTCCTCCGCCGCCTTCTTCACCTGGTCCGCCAGCTGGATCGGATTCGCCAGGATCTGCTTCACCAAGTCCGCCATCGCCAGCCACCACGACAACAGATCCAACCACAACAACTGATGAGGCTGTCGTTCTGGGAACAAGGGACAGTCACATGTGGTCTCAACTCGGTCGGATTGGATTAGATTGGACTAATGGTGGGATTTGAGTGGGGGATATggggagaggaggaggagcagtTGAGTGGGGGGAGCAAATGGAGCAAATGGGCCTGTTGAGGAAGACGGGGTTTACAAGGTCAAACGCGgttttcttctcctcctcctcgtcctccgatttccttttattattattattattattattattttatttctctctctatctctttctttcttgcaTTTCTGGCACTGATTTGGGAATAAATAAAGGGAGAATGACGTGAaggctcttcttcttcttcctcctgctGTTGCGGCTGTGGTTGGGTAAAAAATCGCACTGGGTCGAAGACATGTGTGGACCCGCTGCACACGTGCGTAGGCCCCGGAGAGATCCTCGCGTACAAGAAATTACTGGGCGCATCAGGTCcatgaaaaaattatgaatcaGCGTGGACTAATACAATCCAAGCAAAATCGTTATTCTAACGGGCGCTGAGGGATTGTTTGCCTACCATGAGCAATCCAAATTGGATTTTCGACTCAATCACAGTGAATGAGCGATGCTCAACTGACGTTTACTCTAGTTTCATAGAGTGTCTCGTAATGTTGGTGCTACAGTGGATGCCACATCCCCACCATGGCTGACATCTCGTGCGGCTTTGCCCTACAACGTGTTAGTCGGGGAGCATTCGGTTCAATTTCGTGACTCGTATACTGTGGCGTCTCAATTTCaatcaaaaaattaagagaacGAATCGAAACCTTATTTAATCAGATGTGAGATCACTCACGTTATTAAACCATTGTCACTCctcaagtaaaaaaaaaatcggacTTAACTAATCaaaagataaattttcaataaaattgatttaattctAAGTGTATTGTGAATTTAAACGTAGCAATTCATACGCTGAAGTCGGTCTCTTCGGAGACAGTATATACGTATGCGTGTGTGTGTTAAATTCTTGCAGTATGAATGTACGGTGAGCAGCTTAACATTTAGTTTATTTGCATAACTTTGTCCGAGGTACTTAAAAAGTGCAACCACACAGTTATAAATAATGGGGGCCACTTCTCTTCACACATCCCCGGGCCTACAAACACCGGGAGCTGGGAGACATGGCCCAGATTCAGTGGGCCCCACCGTGTCAGGCCGGGTTCACCGCCCGGGATCAAGCGTTGATATGCGGGTGATGATAATTTCAGACCCCGAGAAAAACTGATTGCCGCTTTTATACCTCGGagggtaaaaaagaaaacgaacttttcttaaaataattacttttatttatttatgggcCGAATGGCCACCTTTCTTCTCTCATTATCATTAGTGCTTTTGCCGTAAGGCTGCAGTGGGAAATGGGAATAACAGATATAGTTATTTCCGACAAGAACACGCTTTTTGACCATTTATGTAAGTGGTCAAGTCTAGATCAAGagttgaaatttgattttcgaATAAGCAAAAAAGCTTTGCTAAAATTCTTCAAAAATCCTCTTGATTATCCTCTTAATTAGCTCCTTACAGCGACAGGAATGATAATTTTATCAGCATTAAAtagcatttaaaaaaaaatatgagtattAAGATGATAGTTAGGTGAGTTTCTTGTTGAATTTAACATTTCTGAAAATTTCACCATCGATGATTCAAACAGGACGAGGAAAATGCCCCCATTCAATGGTGCGATGGGGCCTTCCTATTGTCCCTACATTGGATGAGCGACGATTCCTTTTTTAATCGATTTTGCAAGAAATCATGATGTTTACGTATTGAATATAAGAGCATCTCGTGAGTGATATGTCCACAATTATTCACTCGAAAAGATGAACTTCTCAAGAAAGTAGACATATGAAGTTATGAACCtttaaaatcttttttatttgcgTATCATTCAGTTGGTAATTTACGGTTGAAGTATTGAACTTGAGAACATGttgcataaataaataaagagttaaaaaatttgaaaaagaaaaaaagagagttaaaaatgaaattgcaTGAATGCCAGAAAGTAAATTGATTGCATGGTCATAATATCATTAAATCTGCAGTTATGTATCGAAGGCATAGGCCACCTACCAAATTAAATGATAGCAGgtccttttaattatttttatggtACAATTTACGGTGGATTAGGATAGGCCACCTCCTTGAAGAGATAGCCCCCCTCCTTGAAGAGTAACTTTACGCACGCATGTCTTTCTTATACTTTTTGGCCAAATCTCACACATGTTCcactaaaattatttcatacaTGTGTTCAAATTTTGACCTTTCAATTGGAAAGAAAATTTGTATTCAGCCGCCATTTGTTCGAAAAGGTCAACTGCTTTTCCCCTAGTTGAGGATTATCCTCCTAATTAAATGAGGAAGTCTCAATTGGTGATGCAAGCGCAATTACGCCAATCTTCCActttacaaaattttcaagaaaacaaTTCCAAAGTTACAAGattaattgtaaatatatcaCCTGTCATGAGAAAAGACGATGCTTCATATAGCGGCACTTGCTCTCGAttcgaaagaaaaaattttcatgtgAAATAATTTTACCAAATTAACGAAATGCTCCTGGACTTCAGAGCATATGGTTTACCAGGGAACGAAATATCAATTCGACGTGTATTAAATCGTAAGTGAGGATAGACGACCAAGTCCTCGATGCATACAAAGCACTTATATATATCCGATAATATACAGACTATAATTCGTATTTGTTAAGTCCAATGTAGATCATGACAGTGTCTTTTTCTCCTGTCAGTTCTGATTTCCTTACATTATTGGGCATTGGggatcaaaattttcagtGCATGTGGCCATTTTCGTCCAATCATGTTAACCCGAGGTCGATATGTTGGTAATTTAGCCGTATCGATTGTGCGATTTACCATCTTACtttataagataaatattCATGAAGAAACAACAGATTGATGATCgttaatataatattgttcGTTCAAAATACCGATTGTACTCTTTGGACATACATAGAAATGTACCTATTTTGCGGTTGGAAGGTTATGGGGTTTGCAACTGCAAGCTGGCAATTGTGATAAATAATTATGTTTGAACCATCAGTGTCCAAGAatcttattttgatattttatgtACTTTGTGGCTCTCTTCTTTTCTCAGGGTCATTTGGTTCGAGTTCCGTTAAATTAGAAGAATCGTAAAGACCCTTATTAAACAAACATGCTAAGCAAATTTGACTCGACTCATCACAGAACATGACTAACCAACGCGAACTGACTGGACCGAGCAGACCTCAGTATGGACACCATAGGGGATAGAGCATTGAATGGGTGGATAACAGCGGACTATTGGGTAAATCGTCGACGATTATCGTCCAGGCAATCAAAGTTTTTTAGGCGGAAATGGGGGTTGGTGACCATAATAGATGCCCGAGCAAAGTGCGACCAAGACGGGGTGGTTGGCTATGGTCTTGATCCGAATCAAGGCCAGTCATCGGGCCGATCCAATTGTGAACAATCAAGGTGGAGAAGCTGCTGTGGTGTGCGGTAGAGGCGAATCTCCAGCCATCGGTGATTAGCAGCGGCGGCCGTCGACTCCGAGCACCAGCGGCTGCAATCGTCAATGCGTAGCGGCATCTCCAAGAGAAGTTGAGATTTACACATGGGATGGAATCGATAGGAAGAAATGATCGAAGGGAAGAGGTGGAATCGAGCAGAGGTAGCTGTTGAGAGTTAAGTCCCAtatcgaaaatataaaaagaatttcacaagtttataagagattgtgtATCACAACCTATTagctcgagcttttgggttggagatggGCTCAATTGCTTATAGGCCTAGTAtgaattttacatggtatcagagcgagtTACGTTTTTGTGCACATGTGTGGGCTCACATCACGCCAAGTTTAGTTTCGAGGTAGCCAAAGTACGCCTTATCTTAGTCCGGCCCAAGTGTGGCCTTATTATCAATTATCCCTCGTCCTTTCGCCCGAGGTGTAAGAAAAAGTCCACCTCGTGGTTAAGTCTCGAGCACGGAAGTCTAGTCCCGACTTGTAGTCAGTtcttgagggcgggtgttcaAGTCCACGTGGCACGTGTAGGTGAAGCGTCAAAgccacacgttgccacgtgagggcgggtgttgagagttAAGTCCCATatcgaaaatataaaaggaattccacaagtttataagagattgtgtATCACAACCTATTAGCTCGAGTTTTTGGGTTGAAGATGGGCCCAATCGCTTATGGGCTCAATGGATATTTTTACAGTAGCGGAGAGGGCGAAGCAAAACAGTGAGGGAGGGCGCAGCGGCGGTATTTGATTGTTGAAGGTTTTTAGGGTTTCACGGGAGAGGCAtcgagagagacagagaggaaATTCCTAGGAAGTGATCAACAAATAGTTTCTTTGTGACCTTAGGAATTGTCATTTCTAGATTGTAAATCAAAATATAAGATTGTTACATATGTATGTTAAATTCATAGGATTATTGGGAAAACGAGtggtaatataatatatgatttacttttacaaaattaagataacCGTTTCAAGTTTAAGATCATATTGTAATTTGGAAATTTCACGTGTCTCAAATGTAAAGTTTTTTCcgaacatgaatttaaaattttaacttggaaaaataatttcaaatgatTACTTTTGCAAACATTTGTAAATTACGAAAAGAAAACCTAACCATGCGTTTGTTTTCGAACCCTGCATCGAACCAAACGCCCCCCCTTATATGATAATATGCGTATATcttcaaataatttatataacaaatatataaaataaaataaaggagGTCAGTGCTGGCAATTCATATGCCAAGTGCCAACCACGATGCCAGTTTGATCCcgtcaataaattaaaaagtctcctatgataaaataaaaaaatgttcctattaaaaaataatacctTCGGGCCCTTTCATTTTATAAGtcagaaaataaaatgatggCGACACTTGGCGTATCGTCTGATTTTTGTAATCAAAGCTTAGATTGTTGAACAAATTATTgctgttttatttttgatgaacTGCTTGAAAACTATAAAACAAGCCCATTTCGATTGTTATTGTCTTCGGACAAATCGGAGCAATGGGGGGATTTTGAATGTCAATTCCATTATTTTTCTTGACAATTCACCTATTTCGTGTATAAAAGTTTGATATAACGTTGACAGGATTATTACGGTCGATTGATCTGATTACACTAaagatttaaataattttaccaTTGTTTGATGACTTTATATACCGAAGGAATCATATCTCACAACAATGtcttgaaaaattattgaGTTTACGAGAAAAAAACTGGCAAATCTTGATTTAGTTTCAACAAAGatatttttatcattcatacGCATAGTTATCGTattatatcaaaaaaaaaaaagaagtaaaaatACACATACATAGTTAAGGTAAGCTCAACCGTCTAGATTACGCCCAATACAAAATCTACTTGGAAGAATTAGAAATTTTATAGGGCCACTTCCAACTGTATTCCTTAATATTGAAGTCCTGAAAACATTTGTGGCagcatttctatttttttataattccgTTTATGTCCTCAAACTTAACCGAAATTCCCATGTTGTCCCCCTCTGATAATTCTGTTTTGAGCACCCTGCGGAGGACTCTACTGGACCAGCCGCAATCAACTTTCAACTTAAAGCCACCTCCCACAATTTTATTAACTCAAGGGCCGTTTGATTCGCTAAC of the Punica granatum isolate Tunisia-2019 chromosome 6, ASM765513v2, whole genome shotgun sequence genome contains:
- the LOC116211470 gene encoding uncharacterized protein LOC116211470, whose protein sequence is MADLVKQILANPIQLADQVKKAAEEASSFKQECSEIKSKTEKLAGLLRQAARAGNDLYERPTRRIVEDTEQVLAKALSLVLKCRSHGLMKRVLAIIPAAAFRKMSSQLENSIGDVSWLLRVSAPAEDRGGEYLGLPPIAANEPILGLIWEQIATLHTGSQEDRSDAANSLVSLARDNDRNGKLIIEEGGVGPLLKLAKEGKEEGQENAVRAIGILGRDPESVEHMLHAGVCGVFQKILKEGAMKVQAEVAWAVAELVAHGHPKCQDVFFQHNVIRLLVSHLAFETVQEHSKYAIATSNKATSIHAIVMANNNSSSNSKTANGTVTGDDAVNNLNQDEESTHPQPQHPLGNRNPATQMHNVVTTTMALKNSPGPTENGNNKQQNSNHNNSNHHHRRQQSHSMSGGVNLKGREFEDPATKAHMKAMAAQALWRLARGNSAICRSITESRALLCFAVLLDKGPEEVRFNSAMALMEVTAVAEKDADLRRSAFKPSSPACKAVVDQLLRIIEKAGPDSDSDPDLLIPCVKSIGNLARTFRTTETRMITPLVRLLEDDCRPEVSKEAAAALTKFAGTNNYLHLDHSKAIIAAGGAKHLIQLVYFGEQAVQISALVLLAYIAKHVPDSEELAQAEALTVIEWASKQSALTQDGTVEALLHDARSRLELYQSRGSRGIFH